The proteins below are encoded in one region of Cucurbita pepo subsp. pepo cultivar mu-cu-16 chromosome LG10, ASM280686v2, whole genome shotgun sequence:
- the LOC111803708 gene encoding protein WUSCHEL-like, with translation MEPKQGNEEGSNGKGQAGFLCRQSSTRWTPTTDQIRILKELYYNNGVRSPSADQIQRISARLRQYGKIEGKNVFYWFQNHKARERQKKRFTSGSDHHLSKQQQQQHPSLIPSTLWKPQDSSSSFHNRYRPSKEYVSIAPSSPVMVAVGHMGNYGYGSSTFDNSFRECSILSGGSSSVIGSRSHNMGSWIGVDRRSSPAADIFEKTKYVEEYMEDEEEEQEIETLPLFPIHGGDRNLSGFCSMRQEYSDSFYTTTWYGSSDDGAAGSRTSLELSLNSYATISPDDGM, from the exons atggagCCCAAACAGGGCAACGAGGAAGGCAGCAATGGGAAAGGCCAAGCGGGGTTCTTGTGCAGGCAAAGCAGCACGCGGTGGACTCCCACAACCGACCAAATTAGAATCTTGAAGGAGCTTTATTACAACAATGGCGTTCGGTCCCCAAGCGCTGATCAAATTCAGAGAATCTCTGCTAGGCTTAGACAGTACGGTAAAATTGAAGGCAAGAACGTTTTTTATTGGTTTCAGAACCATAAGGCTCGTGAGAGGCAGAAAAAACGGTTCACTTCTGGTTCTGATCATCATCTTTCTaaacaacagcaacaacaacatcCTTCCCTGATTCCTTCCACTCTTTGGAAGCCTCAAGATTCCTCGTCCTCGTTCCACAACAGATACAGACCCAGTAAGGAATAcgtctctattg CTCCGTCTTCTCCGGTTATGGTTGCCGTGGGGCATATGGGAAATTACGGATATGGGTCTTCCACTTTTGACAACAGTTTCAGA GAGTGCTCGATATTGTCGGGAGGAAGTAGCAGCGTAATTGGGTCTCGAAGCCACAACATGGGATCATGGATCGGCGTCGATCGGCGTTCTTCCCCGGCGGCtgatatatttgaaaagacaaaatatgttGAAGAATACATGGAAGACGAGGAGGAGGAACAAGAGATCGAAACTCTCCCCCTCTTCCCCATCCATGGTGGTGATCGGAATCTTAGTGGATTCTGCAGCATGCGACAGGAATATTCCGACAGCTTCTACACCACCACTTGGTATGGCAGCTCGGATGACGGCGCCGCCGGTTCTCGAACTTCCCTCGAGCTCAGCCTAAACTCTTATGCCACTATCTCACCGGATGATGGAATGTGA
- the LOC111804195 gene encoding WEB family protein At3g51220-like — protein MDGEDGGGRLVVRGRAEIDTRAPFKSVKEAVMLFGERVLVGEIYGNKIKEMAESGESRSRVGALTAELEGAKERLEKAKEENGLLSFCLQSLTDELDRTKQELHKLKATDQQEPQLSPPTTIHPDVDEDLKFVENEKESSSNNNTPQDNKRCVKFASPPDLDRVIVCKDKLLAHKSSPPASAKTPTRSKKKNLVPLVGWLFAKKKGY, from the exons ATGGACGGAGAAGACGGTGGCGGGAGGCTGGTTGTGAGGGGAAGAGCTGAGATTGACACTAGAGCGCCGTTCAAGTCCGTTAAGGAGGCAGTCATGTTGTTCGGCGAACGAGTTCTGGTCGGAGAAATTTATggcaacaaaattaaagaa ATGGCAGAATCCGGTGAGTCGCGGAGCAGAGTAGGAGCCTTAACGGCGGAGCTAGAAGGGGCAAAGGAAAGACTAGAGAAAGCCAAAGAAGAGAACGGGCTACTATCCTTCTGCCTCCAATCCCTCACAGACGAGCTCGACCGGACCAAACAAGAGCTCCATAAACTGAAAGCAACAGACCAACAAGAACCGCAGCTTTCACCGCCAACCACAATCCACCCCGACGTTGACGAAGATCTCAAATTCGTCgagaatgaaaaggaaagcagCAGCAATAATAACACACCCCAAGACAACAAGAGATGCGTGAAATTTGCAAGCCCTCCTGACTTGGACCGTGTCATCGTTTGTAAGGACAAATTGTTGGCCCATAAATCATCGCCCCCGGCTTCGGCTAAGACTCCCACAAggtcgaagaagaagaatttggtCCCTTTGGTTGGATGGCTTTTCGCTAAAAAGAAGGGATATTGA